One window of Roseofilum capinflatum BLCC-M114 genomic DNA carries:
- the cas2 gene encoding CRISPR-associated endonuclease Cas2 → MFIVISYDIPEDKRRTRIHKILKSYGQWMQYSVFECDLTPTQYTKLRQRLSKVIKPDTDSIRFYFLCACCQGKVERIGGEMPRDESIFFA, encoded by the coding sequence ATGTTTATCGTCATCAGTTACGACATCCCGGAAGACAAGCGCCGCACCCGCATCCACAAGATTCTCAAATCCTACGGCCAATGGATGCAATATTCGGTCTTCGAGTGCGATCTTACGCCTACTCAGTACACCAAACTGCGCCAGCGACTGAGTAAGGTGATTAAACCGGACACGGATAGCATTCGGTTTTACTTCCTCTGCGCCTGTTGCCAAGGTAAAGTAGAACGTATCGGTGGCGAAATGCCCCGCGACGAGTCCATCTTTTTCGCCTAA